In Sphingopyxis sp. 113P3, one DNA window encodes the following:
- a CDS encoding NepR family anti-sigma factor — translation MSSEAGSPQQKAPGKDAKKKIPRKGQDVNLALRRAYESAVDETIPQSMLDLLNKLN, via the coding sequence ATGTCGTCTGAAGCCGGATCGCCACAGCAAAAGGCTCCCGGGAAAGACGCCAAAAAGAAAATTCCCCGCAAAGGTCAGGACGTTAACCTCGCCCTGCGCCGTGCGTACGAGTCGGCGGTCGACGAAACGATCCCGCAGTCGATGCTCGACCTGCTCAACAAACTTAACTAA
- a CDS encoding hemerythrin domain-containing protein yields MAETKIFARLKADHDRHRKLLDQIDATKGDSSERERLFEAFRVEVTAHAASEEMSLYATMLANADLRDDAQHSVSEHKEIEDMLTELYEMDFGSTGWLTRFRTMKDRYLHHIDEEEEDMFPAAEEELSDAKKAELLAIFDKEKPKEKAKAAAEEPSSEDERE; encoded by the coding sequence ATGGCCGAAACCAAAATCTTCGCGCGGCTTAAAGCCGACCACGATCGCCACCGCAAATTGCTCGACCAGATCGACGCCACGAAAGGCGACAGCTCCGAACGCGAACGGCTGTTCGAGGCGTTCCGCGTCGAGGTCACCGCGCATGCCGCCTCGGAGGAAATGTCCCTCTACGCGACTATGCTGGCAAATGCGGACCTGCGCGATGATGCGCAGCACAGCGTCTCGGAGCATAAGGAAATCGAAGATATGCTGACCGAGCTATATGAGATGGATTTTGGCTCAACCGGTTGGCTCACGCGTTTTCGCACGATGAAGGATCGCTATCTCCATCATATCGATGAGGAAGAGGAGGATATGTTCCCCGCAGCCGAGGAGGAATTATCGGACGCGAAGAAGGCGGAGCTTCTGGCGATTTTCGACAAGGAAAAGCCGAAGGAAAAGGCAAAGGCGGCCGCCGAGGAGCCTTCGAGCGAAGATGAGCGCGAGTAG
- a CDS encoding molecular chaperone: MVSELSTSGSGAVARIEVGNVGSASMPFETKITRIDFDEDGKLIETPADEDFITFPAQGLVPVSGRQVVRVQWIGRPDIPTSQAYYLWVRQLPVETNPQKIQGTDASVSIDVLYTMKALIVVAPPGAKPDVEVVSLVPEMIVPPAPDIDPSLQAAAPEDAKAPEPQPGLKVVVVNKGNRYALMSGAKWVLTATTADGKPFERTYGNEEVAQLVGVGYLAPAGGKRAFSIPTGVALDPGKPMTMRFTR, encoded by the coding sequence ATGGTATCCGAACTCTCCACGTCGGGTAGCGGCGCGGTTGCGCGCATTGAGGTCGGTAATGTCGGCTCGGCATCCATGCCGTTCGAAACCAAGATCACGCGCATCGATTTCGATGAAGACGGCAAGCTGATCGAAACGCCTGCCGATGAGGATTTCATAACCTTCCCGGCCCAGGGGCTGGTTCCGGTATCGGGCCGGCAGGTCGTTCGTGTCCAGTGGATCGGTCGCCCTGACATACCCACGTCGCAGGCCTATTATTTGTGGGTCCGTCAGCTGCCGGTGGAAACCAATCCGCAGAAGATCCAGGGGACTGACGCCTCCGTATCCATCGACGTTCTTTATACGATGAAGGCCTTGATCGTTGTCGCTCCGCCGGGCGCGAAGCCCGACGTCGAAGTGGTCTCGCTGGTGCCGGAAATGATCGTGCCGCCAGCGCCCGACATTGATCCTTCGTTGCAGGCAGCAGCGCCCGAGGATGCGAAAGCCCCCGAACCTCAGCCTGGGCTGAAGGTCGTCGTCGTCAACAAGGGCAACCGCTATGCGCTGATGAGCGGCGCAAAGTGGGTTCTCACCGCGACCACCGCCGACGGTAAGCCGTTCGAGCGCACCTATGGGAATGAGGAAGTGGCGCAGCTTGTGGGCGTTGGTTACCTCGCCCCCGCAGGCGGAAAGCGTGCCTTCTCTATCCCAACGGGTGTCGCACTCGATCCTGGCAAGCCGATGACGATGCGATTCACCAGGTGA
- a CDS encoding polyprenyl synthetase family protein, translated as MTARVEGGSRTDASLVHAAQAEVTAGIDRLFDRLLAVPSDPRGPLYEAMRHAAIGGGKRLRPLLVRAAGDLYHVDHAPALRVGAAVEAMHVYSLIHDDLPCMDDDDMRRGKPTVHKAYGEATAILAGDSLHALAFEWLVDPATHPDPFVRGELVRELARAAGPAGMAGGQMMDLAAETADFDLSTVTRLQQLKTGALIAFSVEAGAVLARIPAEGRTPLRGYARDIGLAFQIADDIMDVEGDEALAGKALHKDDAAGKATFVTLMGLERAREQAALLVDQAIAHLSGFGEEAALLRAIARYVVERDR; from the coding sequence GTGACGGCACGCGTCGAAGGCGGGTCGCGGACGGACGCATCGCTCGTTCACGCAGCGCAGGCGGAAGTCACCGCCGGCATCGACCGGCTTTTCGACCGGCTCCTCGCCGTACCGTCCGATCCCAGGGGCCCGCTTTACGAGGCGATGCGCCACGCCGCGATCGGCGGCGGCAAGCGCCTGCGCCCGCTGCTCGTGCGCGCGGCAGGCGACCTCTACCATGTCGACCATGCCCCGGCGCTGCGCGTCGGGGCGGCGGTCGAGGCGATGCACGTCTATTCGCTGATTCACGACGATCTGCCGTGCATGGACGATGATGACATGCGCCGCGGCAAGCCGACGGTGCACAAGGCCTATGGCGAGGCGACCGCAATCCTTGCGGGCGATTCGCTCCATGCCCTCGCCTTTGAATGGCTCGTCGACCCCGCAACCCATCCCGACCCCTTTGTGCGCGGCGAACTGGTGCGCGAACTCGCGCGCGCAGCCGGGCCGGCGGGCATGGCGGGTGGGCAGATGATGGATCTCGCTGCCGAAACCGCCGATTTCGACCTGTCGACGGTCACGCGGCTGCAGCAGCTCAAGACCGGCGCGCTGATCGCCTTTTCGGTCGAAGCAGGGGCAGTCCTGGCGCGCATCCCCGCCGAGGGGCGCACGCCGCTGCGTGGATATGCCCGTGATATCGGGCTCGCCTTCCAGATCGCCGACGACATCATGGATGTCGAAGGCGACGAGGCGCTCGCCGGCAAGGCGCTGCACAAGGACGATGCGGCAGGCAAAGCAACTTTTGTCACGCTGATGGGGCTTGAACGCGCACGCGAACAGGCGGCGCTGCTTGTCGACCAGGCGATCGCCCATCTGTCGGGTTTCGGCGAAGAGGCCGCGCTGCTGCGGGCCATCGCGCGCTATGTGGTGGAAAGGGACCGTTGA
- the tgt gene encoding tRNA guanosine(34) transglycosylase Tgt, which translates to MTDRFAFQLAATDGAARTGVIRMMRGEIRTPAFMPVGTAATVKAMRPAEVRAAGADIILGNTYHLMLRPGAERMARLGGLHGFMGWDRPILTDSGGYQVMSLAALTKQSEEGVTFKSHLDGSRHMLTAERSMEIQRLLGSDIVMAFDECPPAGVDAKRAEASMERSMRWAARSRAGFDAGEEHASRSALFGIQQGSLDEKLRARSAAALMDIGFDGYAIGGLAVGEGQEAMFAVLDFAPAQLPADKPRYLMGVGKPDDLVGAVARGVDMFDCVLPTRSGRNGQAFTWEGPVNIRNAKHAEDREPLDASCDCPVCTTWSRAYLHHLVRAGEMLGAMLMTHHNLHFYQALMQAMRDSIAAGRFSAFQADFETRYRR; encoded by the coding sequence ATGACCGACAGATTCGCTTTTCAGCTCGCCGCGACCGATGGCGCCGCGCGTACCGGCGTCATTCGCATGATGCGGGGCGAGATCCGTACGCCCGCCTTCATGCCTGTCGGCACCGCGGCAACGGTGAAGGCCATGCGCCCGGCCGAGGTGCGCGCGGCCGGCGCGGACATCATTCTCGGTAACACCTATCACCTGATGCTGCGCCCAGGCGCCGAGCGCATGGCGCGCCTCGGCGGGCTGCATGGCTTCATGGGCTGGGACCGGCCGATCCTGACCGACAGCGGCGGCTACCAGGTCATGAGTCTCGCCGCGCTCACCAAGCAGAGCGAGGAAGGCGTGACGTTCAAGAGCCATCTCGACGGCTCACGCCATATGCTGACCGCCGAACGCTCGATGGAAATCCAGCGGCTGCTTGGCAGCGATATCGTGATGGCCTTCGACGAATGCCCACCCGCGGGCGTCGACGCGAAGCGCGCCGAGGCGAGCATGGAGCGCTCGATGCGCTGGGCGGCGCGAAGCCGCGCGGGCTTCGACGCGGGTGAGGAGCATGCCTCGCGCTCAGCGCTCTTCGGCATCCAGCAAGGCTCGCTCGATGAAAAGCTGCGCGCGCGCTCGGCTGCGGCGCTCATGGACATCGGATTTGACGGCTATGCGATCGGCGGCCTCGCGGTCGGGGAAGGGCAGGAGGCGATGTTCGCCGTACTCGATTTTGCGCCCGCGCAGCTCCCCGCCGACAAGCCGCGCTATCTGATGGGTGTCGGAAAGCCCGACGACCTCGTTGGCGCGGTTGCGCGCGGGGTCGACATGTTCGATTGCGTGCTGCCGACGCGGTCGGGCCGCAATGGCCAGGCGTTCACCTGGGAGGGGCCGGTCAATATTCGCAATGCGAAGCACGCCGAAGATCGGGAGCCGCTCGACGCCTCCTGCGATTGCCCGGTATGCACGACATGGTCGCGCGCCTATCTCCACCATCTCGTGCGCGCAGGCGAAATGCTGGGCGCGATGCTGATGACCCACCATAATCTGCATTTTTATCAGGCGCTGATGCAGGCGATGCGCGATTCGATCGCGGCCGGACGTTTCTCAGCCTTCCAGGCGGACTTCGAGACGCGTTATCGGCGCTGA
- a CDS encoding peptidylprolyl isomerase: protein MIFPLRPLALTVMALGLAASAVAQEAPPPPGPTPEESPVPSDIPEPALPAETPPAPPAEAPAESDTTPAEETSAAAAMAPEQYLNNPEYMLNLDLSTGGRVVIQLFPNVAPGHVARVKELARAGFYDGVKFHRVIDGFMAQTGDPTATGQGGSRLPDLKAEFNDMPHLRGTVSMARAESPDSANSQFFIMFQPRFALDHRYTVFGRVVSGMQYVDAIQRGEPPAVMSRMVQVSVAADNKPVPPAPMLTEAQAPAAEITADQLNAPIQ, encoded by the coding sequence ATGATATTCCCACTCCGCCCCCTGGCATTGACGGTGATGGCGCTCGGCCTTGCGGCTTCGGCCGTAGCGCAGGAAGCGCCGCCGCCGCCGGGACCCACGCCGGAAGAAAGCCCGGTACCCAGTGATATTCCCGAGCCGGCCCTGCCGGCCGAAACACCCCCGGCTCCGCCTGCGGAAGCGCCGGCAGAATCCGACACGACACCGGCCGAGGAGACGTCGGCAGCGGCGGCGATGGCGCCCGAGCAATATCTCAACAATCCCGAATATATGCTCAACCTCGACCTTTCGACCGGGGGTCGGGTGGTCATCCAGCTTTTCCCGAACGTCGCGCCGGGTCATGTTGCGCGAGTCAAGGAACTCGCGCGCGCGGGCTTTTATGACGGGGTGAAGTTCCACCGCGTGATCGACGGCTTCATGGCGCAGACGGGCGATCCGACCGCCACCGGTCAGGGCGGCTCGCGGCTTCCCGACCTCAAGGCCGAGTTCAACGACATGCCGCACCTGCGCGGTACGGTATCGATGGCGCGCGCCGAAAGTCCGGACAGCGCGAACAGCCAGTTCTTCATCATGTTCCAGCCGCGCTTTGCGCTCGACCACCGCTATACCGTATTCGGCCGGGTGGTCTCGGGCATGCAATATGTCGACGCGATCCAGCGGGGAGAGCCGCCCGCGGTGATGTCGCGCATGGTGCAGGTGTCGGTCGCCGCCGACAACAAGCCCGTGCCTCCGGCGCCGATGCTGACCGAAGCGCAGGCACCCGCGGCAGAGATCACGGCCGACCAGCTCAACGCGCCGATCCAGTAA
- the coaD gene encoding pantetheine-phosphate adenylyltransferase, giving the protein MRIGVYPGTFDPITLGHMDIIRRGAKLVDRLVIGVTTNITKSPLFDDEERIAMVRHEVAAIEGDVRVVGFNSLLMDFAEREGASVIVRGLRAVADFEYEYQMAGMNQQLNDRVETVFLMADVGLQPIASRLVKEIAIFGGEIHKFVTPAVREAVERRIAERGLRQGEP; this is encoded by the coding sequence ATGCGCATTGGAGTTTATCCCGGAACGTTCGATCCGATCACCCTCGGGCACATGGACATCATCCGCCGCGGCGCGAAACTGGTCGACCGGCTTGTGATTGGGGTGACGACAAATATTACCAAGTCGCCGCTGTTCGACGATGAGGAACGCATCGCGATGGTGCGCCATGAGGTCGCCGCGATCGAAGGCGATGTCCGCGTCGTCGGCTTCAACTCGCTGCTCATGGATTTTGCCGAGCGCGAGGGCGCGAGCGTCATCGTCCGGGGTCTGCGCGCGGTCGCGGATTTTGAATATGAATATCAGATGGCGGGAATGAACCAGCAATTGAACGACCGGGTCGAGACGGTTTTTCTCATGGCCGATGTCGGATTGCAGCCGATCGCGTCGCGCCTGGTCAAGGAAATCGCGATCTTTGGCGGCGAGATCCACAAATTCGTCACCCCCGCGGTGCGCGAGGCGGTCGAGCGGCGAATCGCCGAAAGGGGCTTGCGGCAGGGCGAGCCTTGA
- the queA gene encoding tRNA preQ1(34) S-adenosylmethionine ribosyltransferase-isomerase QueA, which yields MRVDAFDFELPPERIALRPARPRDAARMLVVEGRVIRDATVRGLPQELRAGDCLVFNDTRVIPAQLEGRRGDAKIGATLHKRIDLRRWQAFVRNAKRLRTGESVDFGAGVTALAEERLPDGSFILAFAGDEPVELLLERAGTMPLPPYIAGKRATDEADRSDYQTMFACKDGAVAAPTAALHFTPALLDALASAGITSETLTLHVGAGTFLPVKADDTEDHVMHAEWGRIDAATADRLNAVRAAGGRIIAVGTTSLRLLESAAREPGLIAPFEGDTAIFITPGYRFKAIDGLMTNFHLPRSTLFMLVSALMGLETMQAAYAHAIANGYRFYSYGDASLLLPQPPDRSA from the coding sequence ATGCGCGTCGACGCCTTCGATTTCGAGCTCCCGCCCGAGCGCATCGCTCTTCGCCCCGCGCGCCCGCGCGATGCGGCGCGGATGCTCGTGGTCGAGGGCCGCGTGATACGCGACGCAACGGTGCGCGGCCTTCCCCAGGAGCTGCGCGCTGGCGACTGCCTTGTCTTCAACGACACCCGCGTCATCCCCGCGCAGCTCGAGGGGCGGCGCGGCGATGCAAAAATCGGGGCGACGCTCCACAAGCGGATCGACCTGCGCCGCTGGCAAGCGTTCGTGCGCAACGCGAAGCGGCTGCGCACCGGTGAGAGCGTTGATTTTGGTGCGGGGGTGACGGCCCTGGCCGAAGAGCGTCTGCCCGACGGCAGCTTCATCCTCGCCTTTGCTGGCGACGAGCCCGTTGAGCTGCTGCTCGAAAGGGCCGGCACGATGCCGCTGCCACCTTATATTGCCGGCAAGCGCGCGACCGACGAGGCGGACCGCAGCGACTATCAGACGATGTTCGCGTGCAAGGATGGGGCGGTTGCCGCACCCACCGCGGCGCTCCACTTTACGCCCGCGCTGCTCGATGCGCTTGCCAGTGCAGGCATCACCAGCGAAACGCTGACGCTCCACGTCGGGGCGGGCACCTTCCTGCCGGTGAAGGCCGACGACACCGAAGACCATGTCATGCACGCTGAATGGGGCCGCATCGATGCTGCGACGGCCGACCGTCTCAACGCCGTGCGCGCCGCGGGGGGGCGCATCATCGCGGTGGGGACAACAAGTCTTCGCCTGCTCGAAAGCGCGGCGCGCGAGCCCGGTCTCATCGCGCCTTTCGAGGGCGATACCGCGATTTTCATCACCCCCGGCTATCGTTTCAAGGCGATCGACGGGCTGATGACCAATTTCCATCTTCCGCGCTCGACGCTGTTCATGCTGGTCAGTGCCCTGATGGGGCTCGAGACGATGCAGGCGGCCTATGCCCACGCGATCGCAAATGGTTACCGCTTCTACAGCTATGGCGATGCGAGTCTGCTGCTTCCGCAGCCACCGGACCGGTCGGCGTGA
- a CDS encoding helix-turn-helix domain-containing protein: MAIPAYIETGELRGGKSRSPRRTLRLQLAGAKATGGDLMVQVHNISASGLLIESEVALDIGERIEIDLPHAGPTGARIIWNSAQIYGCQFDTLISSATLSAAQLRSVVGPEGRIAPAPRATESLGTRLQRLRMAKGLTQSQVAKHLSVSEPSISAWEQGKARPKPGRMEALAALLGTDVSELLGLEEGECLGDVIARAKNDIARAAKLRPENIKVVIEV, from the coding sequence ATGGCAATTCCCGCATATATCGAGACCGGCGAGCTTCGCGGCGGCAAATCGCGAAGCCCGCGCCGCACGCTTCGGCTTCAATTGGCCGGCGCAAAAGCGACGGGCGGCGACCTCATGGTGCAGGTCCACAATATTTCTGCAAGCGGCCTCCTGATCGAAAGCGAGGTCGCGCTCGATATTGGCGAGCGTATCGAGATCGACCTGCCCCACGCCGGTCCAACCGGAGCCAGGATCATCTGGAACAGCGCTCAGATCTACGGGTGTCAGTTCGACACATTGATAAGCTCCGCGACGCTGAGCGCCGCGCAGCTTCGCAGCGTTGTCGGGCCGGAGGGCCGGATCGCCCCGGCCCCCAGGGCGACAGAAAGTCTCGGGACCCGTCTGCAACGATTGCGTATGGCTAAGGGACTGACCCAGTCGCAGGTCGCGAAACACCTTTCGGTGAGCGAGCCGTCGATTTCGGCTTGGGAGCAAGGCAAAGCGCGCCCGAAGCCCGGGCGGATGGAGGCGCTCGCGGCGCTGCTTGGTACCGACGTTTCGGAACTGCTCGGCCTCGAGGAGGGCGAATGCCTGGGGGATGTCATCGCGCGTGCCAAGAATGATATCGCCCGGGCGGCCAAGCTCCGCCCTGAAAACATCAAGGTCGTCATCGAAGTGTGA
- a CDS encoding exodeoxyribonuclease VII small subunit: MTDTPAPAAAPEIASLSFEAAMGELETIVRRLESGDVSLEESVALYERGHALRAHCEARLAAAQARIEQVSLGADGQPAGTSPFGEA, encoded by the coding sequence ATGACGGACACGCCCGCACCCGCTGCTGCCCCCGAAATCGCCTCCTTGTCGTTCGAGGCGGCGATGGGCGAGCTTGAAACCATCGTGCGGCGGCTCGAAAGCGGCGATGTCAGTCTCGAAGAATCGGTGGCGCTTTACGAACGCGGTCATGCGCTTCGCGCACATTGCGAAGCGCGGCTCGCAGCGGCGCAGGCCCGTATCGAACAGGTCAGTCTCGGGGCGGATGGCCAGCCCGCGGGAACCTCGCCCTTCGGCGAAGCCTGA
- a CDS encoding response regulator, with protein MSLGQAIAPHLPYLRRYGRAISGSQASGDALVAQLLETLVANPGAVDSGADLRIQLYRMVHDNFGLASAPPPTDPDAAADIAIADARLRRIPSLARQALLLTAVEGFGEAETGRIIGRDVEDVRKLIAEALDEIDRQTRARILIIEDEPIIAMDIEMIVRDLGHEVVGVATTHREAVAEAQEHQPGLVLADIQLADNSSGIEAVQEILSSLKVPVIFITAFPERLLTGDRPEPAFLLTKPYQPATLRAAVSQVLFFDESTVPA; from the coding sequence ATGTCATTGGGTCAGGCAATTGCGCCGCATCTTCCCTATTTGCGGCGCTATGGCCGTGCCATTTCGGGAAGCCAGGCAAGCGGCGATGCCCTCGTGGCACAGCTCTTGGAGACGCTGGTTGCCAATCCCGGGGCGGTCGATTCGGGCGCCGACCTTCGAATTCAGCTCTATCGCATGGTCCATGACAATTTCGGGCTCGCGAGCGCGCCGCCGCCCACCGATCCCGATGCGGCCGCCGACATCGCGATCGCCGACGCGCGCCTGCGGCGTATTCCCTCGCTCGCCCGCCAGGCACTGCTCCTGACCGCGGTCGAGGGTTTCGGCGAGGCCGAGACGGGACGCATCATCGGGCGCGACGTCGAAGATGTCCGCAAGCTGATCGCCGAGGCGCTTGACGAGATCGACCGCCAGACGCGCGCGCGCATCCTCATCATCGAGGACGAACCCATCATCGCGATGGATATCGAGATGATCGTGCGGGACCTGGGCCATGAAGTGGTCGGCGTTGCGACCACTCACCGCGAAGCGGTCGCGGAGGCGCAAGAGCATCAGCCCGGACTCGTGCTCGCAGACATCCAGCTTGCCGACAACAGCTCGGGCATCGAGGCGGTGCAGGAGATTCTGAGCAGTCTCAAGGTGCCCGTCATCTTCATCACGGCCTTTCCCGAACGCCTGCTGACCGGCGACCGTCCCGAGCCTGCATTCCTGCTCACCAAGCCCTATCAGCCTGCAACGCTCCGCGCGGCGGTGTCGCAGGTGCTTTTCTTCGACGAGAGCACGGTCCCCGCATAA
- a CDS encoding fimbria/pilus outer membrane usher protein, with the protein MRAWVRTAGSAIAIGVGMLTSYQTSASEAAPPGPPPGSLAQRAVPAAPEPARRPDINPYNRDIEITAPLQFNRRILGELPVLLTADDRFVVGTEGFLALIGPLLTPEAQVELRAVLGDKPRFLPEEVAASGIRLDYDPEQLAVLVLQIAPEKRSVEILYQNRQAEEPGDPPVPFSAFMNISTTVSRLSQTGNIEKPELFLNGAVRYNNLVFEGDAQARRDFFTDKYKFERRYARLVYDQPEEARRWFLGDLEPETRGRQSFLNMGGIGVVRQRQRFDSFRNNVLSGGRRLVLQEQSVVRVMRNGIYQREFTLDPGQYDISNLPLDTGSNNIQIEVQGLSGARQTFDYQAYLDTIDLEPGDYEYGAYVGFLDDGGFGNPNYSSATPVFTGFWRKAFLNRPAIGFGTQLSEDVQNLTAQTQFLLANSGRIRLDVGGSHSKTDGTGFAATVGYDQVVGGATGYDTLTVVLDYTSPNYTTIGSIEGVNPISFNLTAAYTKRFTHKLFASTNVSYRKSRSPLFDDSYSISSTANYRFNKEWTLQFGAEYVKSGFPSGFGRNNGFGVTVGLIWQPSYNRRAEARYNSLRNNGSARYQKTVDNRAGSFGYSLATNYNDGSTSIGGQLDYVGNRFDANLTHTAFGESFNNIGESQVTTLRVGSSIAYAGGKLAVGRTINDSFALVYPHKTLKGRKVIVGDALEGGSYVSKSGALGPAVQNSLTAFLNQSIRYDVVDPPRGYDIGDGVKRVRPAYKSGYVIEVGSAAFVSAIGTLKGRDGQPLKLVSGILRRTDQPDAADEPFFTNTAGRFAIAKLEPGGEYSVWLPSGGQGGFTFRVPDDNDGLLDLGIVELGRREGQ; encoded by the coding sequence GTGAGGGCCTGGGTTCGTACGGCGGGTAGCGCGATCGCCATCGGCGTCGGAATGCTGACGTCGTACCAGACGTCTGCGTCAGAGGCTGCACCGCCCGGGCCGCCTCCCGGCAGTTTGGCACAGCGTGCGGTTCCCGCTGCACCTGAGCCGGCCCGGCGCCCCGACATCAACCCCTATAATCGCGACATCGAGATCACCGCTCCGCTCCAGTTCAACCGGCGGATCCTGGGCGAACTGCCTGTCCTGCTGACAGCCGACGATCGGTTCGTCGTGGGAACCGAAGGGTTCCTCGCGCTGATCGGTCCGCTCTTGACGCCGGAGGCGCAGGTCGAATTGCGTGCGGTTCTTGGTGACAAGCCCCGTTTCCTGCCGGAAGAAGTCGCCGCGTCGGGAATCCGGCTCGACTATGATCCCGAGCAGCTCGCGGTACTCGTCCTGCAGATCGCGCCCGAGAAGCGATCGGTGGAAATTCTCTACCAGAACCGTCAGGCCGAAGAACCCGGCGATCCCCCGGTGCCCTTCAGCGCCTTCATGAATATCAGCACGACGGTCTCGCGCCTTTCGCAGACCGGCAATATCGAAAAGCCGGAATTGTTTCTGAATGGCGCCGTTCGCTACAACAATCTCGTTTTCGAGGGCGATGCCCAGGCCCGTCGCGACTTTTTTACCGACAAATATAAGTTCGAGCGTCGCTACGCCCGGCTGGTCTACGACCAGCCTGAAGAGGCGCGCCGGTGGTTCTTGGGCGACCTGGAGCCGGAGACCCGGGGGCGCCAGAGCTTTCTCAACATGGGTGGCATCGGCGTGGTGCGGCAGCGCCAGAGGTTCGATTCCTTCCGCAACAATGTATTGTCGGGGGGGCGGCGGCTCGTGCTCCAGGAACAGTCGGTCGTGCGTGTCATGCGCAACGGCATCTACCAGCGGGAATTCACGCTCGATCCCGGACAATATGATATTTCGAACCTCCCGCTCGACACGGGTAGCAACAATATCCAGATTGAAGTCCAAGGGCTTTCGGGCGCACGTCAGACTTTCGACTACCAGGCCTATCTTGATACCATCGACCTTGAGCCTGGAGACTATGAATATGGCGCTTATGTCGGCTTTCTCGACGACGGCGGCTTCGGCAACCCCAATTATTCCAGTGCAACGCCGGTTTTTACAGGCTTCTGGCGAAAGGCCTTTCTGAACCGGCCGGCAATCGGATTTGGCACGCAGCTGTCTGAAGACGTGCAGAACCTTACCGCGCAGACTCAGTTCCTCCTTGCAAACAGCGGCCGCATTCGCCTCGATGTCGGCGGTAGCCACAGCAAGACCGACGGCACGGGGTTCGCCGCGACGGTTGGCTATGATCAGGTCGTTGGCGGGGCAACCGGCTATGACACGCTCACCGTCGTTCTCGATTATACGTCGCCCAACTATACAACGATCGGTTCGATCGAGGGCGTGAATCCCATTTCCTTCAACCTCACTGCTGCCTACACCAAGCGCTTCACGCACAAGCTGTTTGCCAGCACCAACGTCTCGTATCGGAAAAGTCGCAGCCCGCTCTTCGACGACTCGTACAGCATTTCCTCGACGGCCAACTATCGCTTCAACAAGGAATGGACGCTGCAATTCGGCGCTGAATATGTGAAATCGGGTTTCCCGAGCGGTTTCGGCCGCAACAACGGGTTTGGCGTGACAGTCGGTCTGATATGGCAGCCAAGCTACAACCGGCGGGCGGAGGCACGCTATAATTCTCTTCGCAACAATGGCAGTGCCCGCTACCAGAAAACCGTCGATAACCGGGCGGGCTCCTTCGGATATTCACTCGCAACCAACTATAATGACGGGTCAACATCCATCGGTGGTCAGCTCGACTATGTCGGCAACCGGTTCGATGCCAATCTCACGCACACCGCGTTTGGAGAAAGTTTCAACAATATTGGCGAAAGCCAGGTCACGACCTTGAGGGTCGGTAGCTCAATCGCATATGCCGGTGGAAAGCTTGCGGTCGGCCGCACGATCAACGACAGCTTCGCGCTCGTCTATCCGCACAAGACGCTGAAAGGGCGCAAGGTCATAGTCGGCGATGCACTCGAGGGCGGAAGCTACGTCAGCAAAAGCGGCGCCTTGGGACCGGCAGTGCAAAATTCCCTGACGGCGTTCCTCAACCAGTCGATCCGCTATGACGTGGTCGATCCGCCGCGGGGCTATGATATCGGGGACGGCGTCAAGCGTGTGAGGCCAGCCTACAAGAGCGGATATGTGATCGAAGTGGGAAGCGCTGCATTCGTCAGCGCCATCGGGACCCTGAAAGGCCGCGATGGGCAGCCGCTCAAGCTCGTCAGCGGCATCTTGCGGCGAACGGACCAGCCCGATGCGGCCGACGAGCCATTCTTCACGAACACAGCCGGCCGCTTCGCGATCGCCAAGCTGGAACCGGGGGGCGAATATAGTGTCTGGCTCCCCTCGGGTGGCCAAGGCGGATTCACGTTCAGAGTCCCGGATGACAATGACGGCCTATTGGACCTGGGCATTGTTGAACTCGGACGCAGGGAAGGCCAATAA